Proteins encoded by one window of Paenibacillus sp. DCT19:
- a CDS encoding ABC transporter ATP-binding protein, whose amino-acid sequence MLRVEHLSHSFRNAQGSVPVLQDINLTIGKGKMVALLGSSGSGKSTLLNLMAGLMKPDQGKILIADQDIVRFSENRLAEFRRSHIGFIFQSYELLSNLTIRENVELPLVFMGVSPSKRKVKALQLLEQVGLGEKVNLFPSQLSGGQQQRVSIARSLITEPSVIFADEPTGNLDTETEEEIIAILQKLNREMNTTFVIVTHEAEVAEQMQVVLTLHKGVLVEETALEA is encoded by the coding sequence ATGCTACGAGTTGAACATTTATCCCACTCGTTCCGCAACGCACAAGGAAGTGTGCCGGTGCTTCAAGATATTAATCTGACGATTGGGAAAGGCAAGATGGTTGCTCTGCTGGGCAGCTCAGGTTCAGGAAAGTCTACGCTACTTAATCTAATGGCTGGGCTGATGAAGCCCGATCAAGGGAAAATACTAATTGCTGATCAGGATATCGTTCGCTTCAGCGAGAATCGTCTGGCGGAGTTCCGTCGCAGCCATATCGGTTTTATTTTTCAATCATATGAGCTGTTGTCCAATCTTACGATTCGGGAAAATGTAGAGCTGCCGCTGGTGTTTATGGGCGTGAGTCCCTCTAAGCGTAAGGTCAAAGCGCTACAGTTGCTGGAGCAGGTGGGGTTAGGTGAGAAGGTTAATCTGTTCCCCTCCCAATTATCTGGTGGTCAACAACAACGGGTCAGTATTGCACGTTCACTCATCACCGAGCCATCGGTTATTTTCGCGGATGAACCTACAGGAAATCTGGATACGGAGACCGAGGAAGAGATTATTGCGATTTTGCAGAAGCTTAATCGGGAGATGAATACAACTTTTGTCATTGTGACGCATGAAGCAGAGGTCGCTGAGCAGATGCAGGTTGTACTTACCCTACATAAGGGTGTGCTGGTTGAAGAGACTGCACTAGAAGCTTGA
- a CDS encoding ABC transporter permease, whose translation MRLLDVLRMAWGQIIRRKMVTLLCMIGLSIGSAAMIIALSVGQSVQTFSEQTLNANYKMDEITISPNEGIRTGSGSGGQKSNFERGALTLEKIEIIQRLPHVVAVAPMLKLDTLEMVLPDGRSTYVEVIGTELEALRGFGYTYSQGRGAEDGRIAVTSYGAAFGLVDPKVTQKLIEQLNADPYNNDLLQQFTEMSAKQDQLVQQRVQFRYEDYTNPGKTKLSGSVTVSGELTKPSNMDDFTAQNDKKVYLPLDTVRALQDELGIQQADRSAAKRLNSALVKVENKRYVSQVEEQIKKLTLNTQSNLFQEEAMSSQLAMYQKAAMGIGGFIMLLASLSIIVAMIMSTHQRRKQIGVMKVLGANLWQIRNMFITEAAMLGLMGGVAGVGIAYAALGGVNSLLASQMADQQNGPMTVIIEQSALPLGIVFAVLVGVVSGIYPAISASRTNALSVIKSM comes from the coding sequence GTGAGATTACTGGATGTATTACGTATGGCCTGGGGACAGATCATTCGTAGGAAAATGGTAACGCTGCTCTGCATGATCGGACTGTCCATTGGATCGGCGGCAATGATTATCGCCCTTAGTGTAGGACAATCCGTACAGACCTTTAGCGAGCAAACGTTAAATGCCAATTATAAGATGGATGAGATTACGATTTCGCCTAATGAAGGGATTCGTACCGGCAGCGGTAGTGGAGGGCAGAAGTCCAATTTTGAACGGGGAGCTCTGACCTTAGAGAAGATTGAGATTATTCAAAGACTTCCGCATGTGGTTGCTGTCGCACCGATGTTGAAGCTGGACACATTAGAAATGGTTCTGCCAGACGGACGCAGCACTTATGTTGAAGTCATTGGAACGGAGCTTGAAGCACTGCGAGGATTCGGATACACCTACTCGCAAGGACGCGGCGCAGAGGATGGACGAATCGCGGTGACGAGTTATGGGGCTGCGTTTGGATTGGTGGATCCCAAGGTAACTCAGAAGTTAATCGAACAATTGAATGCCGATCCGTATAATAACGATCTCTTGCAGCAGTTCACGGAGATGTCAGCGAAGCAAGATCAATTAGTACAGCAGCGGGTTCAGTTTCGCTATGAAGATTATACAAATCCAGGCAAAACCAAACTGAGCGGCTCTGTGACCGTGTCTGGAGAATTGACGAAGCCTTCTAATATGGATGATTTTACTGCCCAAAATGATAAAAAAGTATATTTGCCGCTGGATACCGTTCGTGCGTTACAGGATGAGCTAGGCATACAACAGGCAGATCGTTCGGCTGCAAAGCGTCTTAACTCAGCTCTAGTCAAGGTGGAGAATAAGCGCTATGTCTCTCAGGTTGAGGAACAGATCAAAAAACTGACATTAAATACACAGAGTAATCTGTTTCAAGAGGAAGCCATGTCGAGTCAGCTAGCGATGTATCAAAAGGCAGCTATGGGCATTGGTGGATTCATTATGCTGTTGGCTTCCCTATCCATTATTGTAGCTATGATCATGTCTACGCATCAACGGCGCAAACAGATCGGTGTCATGAAGGTGCTCGGTGCAAATCTATGGCAGATTCGCAACATGTTTATCACTGAAGCGGCGATGCTTGGCCTGATGGGCGGCGTGGCTGGTGTAGGCATTGCCTATGCTGCGCTGGGTGGGGTGAATAGTTTGCTGGCAAGCCAGATGGCAGATCAACAGAACGGGCCAATGACGGTCATTATTGAGCAGTCTGCTCTGCCGCTCGGCATTGTTTTTGCTGTGCTGGTTGGGGTTGTTTCCGGTATCTATCCGGCCATTAGCGCATCCCGAACGAACGCACTGAGCGTAATCAAGTCGATGTAA
- a CDS encoding efflux RND transporter periplasmic adaptor subunit yields MKKWIKIIITIVLLAGVGYWLYEKYKPKPELPVEIPPPITFDVTQETMTQTIQVKGKSVYTDQTDVFSPYASSIKQWHVKSGDQVKKGDILFTLDTTAQQTEVQQLESDLEKARLDYELNQVSVEQAGMTEALGVTEEERKKAFVEREGKRLTNELNQKALVLKEQEIQKKKDVMSKAVVYASASGIFQMNDEDSKTRAVTEGQVIGSITNTSKLKFMTIVGEEEMFRLKVGMPVQVRMTAQKDLKFTGKVSKVSKFARKSTDTDLKQASQFDVVIDLKPDAKMFGGVSLEGDIETTRKDKATVVSSIAIMRDQTEPYVLLDKGNGQTEPLTIKAGMESGDKTEVLSGLKPGDVVVIP; encoded by the coding sequence ATGAAGAAATGGATTAAAATCATCATCACAATCGTACTATTAGCAGGCGTTGGCTACTGGTTATATGAGAAGTACAAGCCTAAGCCGGAGTTACCAGTAGAGATTCCGCCGCCAATTACATTTGATGTGACACAGGAAACAATGACGCAAACCATTCAGGTAAAAGGAAAATCCGTATACACCGACCAGACGGATGTATTCTCTCCATACGCTTCGAGCATCAAGCAATGGCATGTGAAAAGTGGAGATCAGGTAAAGAAGGGAGATATTCTGTTCACATTAGATACGACAGCGCAACAAACAGAAGTTCAGCAACTGGAAAGCGATCTGGAAAAAGCTCGGTTAGATTATGAACTCAATCAGGTTAGCGTTGAGCAAGCAGGGATGACGGAAGCGCTTGGTGTAACCGAGGAAGAACGCAAGAAGGCTTTTGTTGAACGGGAGGGCAAACGACTGACCAACGAGTTGAATCAGAAAGCATTAGTTCTCAAGGAGCAGGAGATACAGAAAAAGAAAGATGTGATGAGCAAAGCCGTTGTCTACGCTTCCGCGTCTGGTATATTCCAGATGAATGACGAGGACAGCAAAACACGTGCAGTGACAGAGGGACAAGTGATCGGGTCCATTACGAACACCAGCAAACTGAAGTTTATGACGATTGTTGGAGAAGAAGAGATGTTCAGGCTCAAGGTCGGGATGCCCGTTCAGGTACGAATGACCGCACAGAAAGATCTCAAATTCACAGGTAAGGTGAGTAAGGTGTCCAAATTTGCACGAAAGAGCACGGATACGGATCTCAAACAAGCTTCCCAATTCGATGTGGTCATTGATCTGAAGCCAGACGCAAAAATGTTTGGTGGGGTAAGTCTTGAGGGAGATATTGAGACAACGCGCAAAGACAAAGCCACAGTTGTATCCAGTATAGCCATCATGCGTGATCAGACGGAGCCTTATGTGTTACTCGACAAAGGAAATGGACAGACCGAGCCACTGACGATTAAAGCCGGGATGGAGTCAGGTGATAAAACAGAGGTGCTTAGCGGTCTGAAACCGGGAGATGTTGTAGTCATCCCTTAG